Proteins found in one Pelobates fuscus isolate aPelFus1 chromosome 10, aPelFus1.pri, whole genome shotgun sequence genomic segment:
- the CNNM1 gene encoding metal transporter CNNM1 isoform X2: MAEAAGAVFLLFISLSPRPVSLWLLGLRPEDTVGGRVSLEGGTLRAAEGTRFTLRVYFQPAAAPPPLQTPSPAGVNGSAGSSPPRLVFIEEPRASGSCQDEGSWASDVEVVGPLQAGQGGSAVVEVAVRELRKGERGKLFSLCAFDGRSWEHHGGAHFGLEVREAEPGMPGWLRIMAALMLLALSALFSGLRLSLLSLDPVELRVLQNSGSAVEKEQARRVQEVRSRGSYLLCTLLLGNVLSNAALAGWLCSSLPGPLWLPIVLCTVCVFLVGEVAPYSVCSRHGLAIASRTVWLTRLLMAATFPVSFPLSRLLDWALRQEIGTFYTREKLLEMLRAADPYNDLVKEELNIIQGALELRTKAVEDVLTPLGDCFMLRSDAVLDFATVSEILRSGYTRIPVYEGEDRANIVDILFVKDLAFVDPDDCTPLQTVTRFYHRPLHCVFNDTRLDAVLEEFKKGKSHLAIVQRVNNEGEGDPFYEVMGIVTLEDIIEEIIKSEILDETDLYTDNRNKERIPQRERKQHDFSLFKLSDSQMKVKISPQLMLATHRFMATEVEPFKAPYLSEKIILRLLKHPNVIQEIKFDEKNKRSSEHYLYQRNRPVDYFILILQGKVEVEVGKEGLRFENGAFTYYGVPAIMTTVSSDNDVRKVGSLGGSSFLLPVSVSRTFAFSRGESLAGSPVNRSPSRCSGLNRSESPNRERNDYGGSNNQLSNSNNNLYIPDYSVHILCDVQFVKITRQQYQNALTASRMDSSPQSPEIEVFSEGDSTKSTKYLRVSESPKDDTTATLAHDRNSSFAGSKSDGLKSPNDSVFLHMEDIPRIREELADNANCTIHHTDCCGIGMDQENSSVEIVTNSTVSCSTEETLGKKLLRTLSGKTRKKSRDAEKSPEESSVLHLIT, translated from the exons ATGGCGGAGGCCGCGGGAGCTGTCTTCCTGCTCTTCATCTCGCTGTCCCCCCGGCCCGTCTCCCTCTGGCTGCTCGGCCTGCGCCCCGAGGACACGGTGGGCGGCCGGGTGTCCCTGGAAGGGGGGACGCTGAGGGCGGCGGAGGGCACCCGCTTCACCCTGCGGGTCTACTTCCAGCCGGCTGCCGCTCCTCCCCCGCTCCAGACCCCGAGCCCCGCGGGGGTCAATGGCAGCGCCGGCTCCTCCCCCCCGCGGCTGGTGTTCATCGAGGAGCCGCGGGCCAGTGGCTCCTGCCAGGATGAGGGCTCCTGGGCGTCGGATGTGGAGGTTGTGGGGCCCCTGCAGGCCGGGCAGGGGGGCTCCGCGGTGGTGGAGGTGGCTGTGCGGGAGCTGCGCAAGGGGGAGCGGGGCAAGCTCTTCTCGCTTTGCGCCTTCGACGGGCGGAGCTGGGAGCACCACGGCGGAGCGCACTTCGGGCTGGAGGTACGGGAGGCGGAGCCTGGCATGCCAGGCTGGCTGCGTATCATGGCGGCGCTCATGCTGCTGGCCCTCTCTGCGCTGTTCAGCGGGCTGCGGCTCAGCCTGCTCTCCCTGGACCCGGTGGAGCTCCGGGTTCTGCAAAACAGCGGCTCGGCGGTGGAGAAAGAGCAGGCCAGGCGCGTGCAAGAGGTGCGCAGCCGTGGATCCTACCTGCTCTGCACCCTGCTCCTTGGCAACGTGCTCTCCAACGCCGCTCTGGCCGGATGGCTGTGCTCCTCGCTGCCGGGACCCCTATGGCTGCCCATTGTGCTGTGCACCGTGTGTGTCTTTCTGGTTGGAGAGGTGGCCCCATACTCGGTGTGCTCCCGCCATGGACTGGCCATTGCCTCCCGTACTGTGTGGCTCACCCGCCTGCTGATGGCCGCTACCTTCCCAGTGTCCTTCCCGCTAAGCCGCCTACTAGACTGGGCCCTACGCCAGGAAATTGGCACCTTCTACACCCGGGAGAAGCTGCTGGAGATGCTGCGGGCTGCCGATCCTTACAATGATCTGGTCAAGGAGGAGCTGAACATCATCCAAGGGGCTCTGGAGCTTCGAACCAAGGCGGTGGAGGATGTGCTGACCCCTCTAGGGGACTGCTTCATGCTGCGCTCAGACGCAGTGCTTGACTTTGCCACAGTGTCCGAGATCCTGCGCAGCGGCTACACCCGCATTCCCGTGTATGAAGGAGAGGATCGGGCCAACATAGTGGACATCCTCTTCGTCAAGGATTTGGCCTTCGTGGACCCCGATGACTGTACCCCACTGCAGACCGTGACCCGCTTCTACCACCGGCCCCTGCATTGTGTCTTTAATGATACCCGTCTGGACGCTGTACTGGAGGAGTTTAAGAAGG GTAAATCCCACCTGGCTATAGTTCAACGAGTAAATAATGAAGGAGAAGGCGACCCTTTTTATGAGGTGATGGGGATTGTAACTCTGGAAGACATCATAGAAGAAATAATAAAGTCCGAAATCTTAGATGAAACAGATCTATACA CAGATAACCGAAATAAGGAGAGAATTCCTCAACGAGAAAGGAAACAGCACGACTTTTCACTCTTCAAACTTTCAGACAGCCAGATGAAGGTAAAGATTTCTCCGCAACTGATGCTGGCTACACATCGGTTTATGGCGACAG AAGTCGAGCCGTTTAAGGCACCTTACCTTTCAGAGAAAATTATACTACGTCTTCTGAAGCACCCAAATGTAATCCAGGAGATTAAGTTTGATGAGAAGAACAAAAGATCTTCAGAGCATTACCTTTACCAACGCAACCGACCAGTTGATTATTTTATTCTAATTCTGCAG GGTAAAGTAGAAGTAGAAGTTGGTAAGGAAGGGTTAAGATTTGAGAATGGAGCCTTCACATATTATGGAGTTCCAGCTATAATGACAACTGTTTCTTCAG ATAACGACGTAAGGAAAGTTGGGAGCTTGGGTGGATCATCATTTCTGT TACCCGTGTCGGTATCTCGTACCTTCGCTTTCAGCAGAGGGGAATCTTTGGCTGgctccccag TAAACAGATCCCCTTCTCGCTGCAGTGGTTTGAACCGTTCTGAATCCCCTAACAGAGAGCGCAATGACTATGGGGGCAGCAACAATCAGTTAAGCAACAGCAACAACAATCTTTACATCCCTGATTACTCTGTACACATCCTGTGTGATGTGCAGTTTGTTAAG aTTACAAGGCAGCAGTATCAAAATGCACTGACCGCCAGCCGCATGGACAGCTCTCCTCAGTCTCCAGAAATTGAAGTCTTTAGCGAGGGCGATAGCACAAAATCAACAAAATACCTCCGGGTGTCTGAATCTCCGAAAGATGACACCACTGCCACCTTGGCACACGACAGGAACAGCAGCTTTG CAGGCAGCAAATCTGATGGGTTGAAAAGTCCTAATGACTCTGTATTTCTACATATGGAAGACATCCCTCGAATCAGAGAAGAACTGGCAGATAATGCAAATTGTACAATACATC
- the CNNM1 gene encoding metal transporter CNNM1 isoform X4, with protein sequence MAEAAGAVFLLFISLSPRPVSLWLLGLRPEDTVGGRVSLEGGTLRAAEGTRFTLRVYFQPAAAPPPLQTPSPAGVNGSAGSSPPRLVFIEEPRASGSCQDEGSWASDVEVVGPLQAGQGGSAVVEVAVRELRKGERGKLFSLCAFDGRSWEHHGGAHFGLEVREAEPGMPGWLRIMAALMLLALSALFSGLRLSLLSLDPVELRVLQNSGSAVEKEQARRVQEVRSRGSYLLCTLLLGNVLSNAALAGWLCSSLPGPLWLPIVLCTVCVFLVGEVAPYSVCSRHGLAIASRTVWLTRLLMAATFPVSFPLSRLLDWALRQEIGTFYTREKLLEMLRAADPYNDLVKEELNIIQGALELRTKAVEDVLTPLGDCFMLRSDAVLDFATVSEILRSGYTRIPVYEGEDRANIVDILFVKDLAFVDPDDCTPLQTVTRFYHRPLHCVFNDTRLDAVLEEFKKGKSHLAIVQRVNNEGEGDPFYEVMGIVTLEDIIEEIIKSEILDETDLYNNRNKERIPQRERKQHDFSLFKLSDSQMKVKISPQLMLATHRFMATEVEPFKAPYLSEKIILRLLKHPNVIQEIKFDEKNKRSSEHYLYQRNRPVDYFILILQGKVEVEVGKEGLRFENGAFTYYGVPAIMTTVSSDNDVRKVGSLGGSSFLLPVSVSRTFAFSRGESLAGSPVVNRSPSRCSGLNRSESPNRERNDYGGSNNQLSNSNNNLYIPDYSVHILCDVQFVKITRQQYQNALTASRMDSSPQSPEIEVFSEGDSTKSTKYLRVSESPKDDTTATLAHDRNSSFAGSKSDGLKSPNDSVFLHMEDIPRIREELADNANCTIHHTDCCGIGMDQENSSVEIVTNSTVSCSTEETLGKKLLRTLSGKTRKKSRDAEKSPEESSVLHLIT encoded by the exons ATGGCGGAGGCCGCGGGAGCTGTCTTCCTGCTCTTCATCTCGCTGTCCCCCCGGCCCGTCTCCCTCTGGCTGCTCGGCCTGCGCCCCGAGGACACGGTGGGCGGCCGGGTGTCCCTGGAAGGGGGGACGCTGAGGGCGGCGGAGGGCACCCGCTTCACCCTGCGGGTCTACTTCCAGCCGGCTGCCGCTCCTCCCCCGCTCCAGACCCCGAGCCCCGCGGGGGTCAATGGCAGCGCCGGCTCCTCCCCCCCGCGGCTGGTGTTCATCGAGGAGCCGCGGGCCAGTGGCTCCTGCCAGGATGAGGGCTCCTGGGCGTCGGATGTGGAGGTTGTGGGGCCCCTGCAGGCCGGGCAGGGGGGCTCCGCGGTGGTGGAGGTGGCTGTGCGGGAGCTGCGCAAGGGGGAGCGGGGCAAGCTCTTCTCGCTTTGCGCCTTCGACGGGCGGAGCTGGGAGCACCACGGCGGAGCGCACTTCGGGCTGGAGGTACGGGAGGCGGAGCCTGGCATGCCAGGCTGGCTGCGTATCATGGCGGCGCTCATGCTGCTGGCCCTCTCTGCGCTGTTCAGCGGGCTGCGGCTCAGCCTGCTCTCCCTGGACCCGGTGGAGCTCCGGGTTCTGCAAAACAGCGGCTCGGCGGTGGAGAAAGAGCAGGCCAGGCGCGTGCAAGAGGTGCGCAGCCGTGGATCCTACCTGCTCTGCACCCTGCTCCTTGGCAACGTGCTCTCCAACGCCGCTCTGGCCGGATGGCTGTGCTCCTCGCTGCCGGGACCCCTATGGCTGCCCATTGTGCTGTGCACCGTGTGTGTCTTTCTGGTTGGAGAGGTGGCCCCATACTCGGTGTGCTCCCGCCATGGACTGGCCATTGCCTCCCGTACTGTGTGGCTCACCCGCCTGCTGATGGCCGCTACCTTCCCAGTGTCCTTCCCGCTAAGCCGCCTACTAGACTGGGCCCTACGCCAGGAAATTGGCACCTTCTACACCCGGGAGAAGCTGCTGGAGATGCTGCGGGCTGCCGATCCTTACAATGATCTGGTCAAGGAGGAGCTGAACATCATCCAAGGGGCTCTGGAGCTTCGAACCAAGGCGGTGGAGGATGTGCTGACCCCTCTAGGGGACTGCTTCATGCTGCGCTCAGACGCAGTGCTTGACTTTGCCACAGTGTCCGAGATCCTGCGCAGCGGCTACACCCGCATTCCCGTGTATGAAGGAGAGGATCGGGCCAACATAGTGGACATCCTCTTCGTCAAGGATTTGGCCTTCGTGGACCCCGATGACTGTACCCCACTGCAGACCGTGACCCGCTTCTACCACCGGCCCCTGCATTGTGTCTTTAATGATACCCGTCTGGACGCTGTACTGGAGGAGTTTAAGAAGG GTAAATCCCACCTGGCTATAGTTCAACGAGTAAATAATGAAGGAGAAGGCGACCCTTTTTATGAGGTGATGGGGATTGTAACTCTGGAAGACATCATAGAAGAAATAATAAAGTCCGAAATCTTAGATGAAACAGATCTATACA ATAACCGAAATAAGGAGAGAATTCCTCAACGAGAAAGGAAACAGCACGACTTTTCACTCTTCAAACTTTCAGACAGCCAGATGAAGGTAAAGATTTCTCCGCAACTGATGCTGGCTACACATCGGTTTATGGCGACAG AAGTCGAGCCGTTTAAGGCACCTTACCTTTCAGAGAAAATTATACTACGTCTTCTGAAGCACCCAAATGTAATCCAGGAGATTAAGTTTGATGAGAAGAACAAAAGATCTTCAGAGCATTACCTTTACCAACGCAACCGACCAGTTGATTATTTTATTCTAATTCTGCAG GGTAAAGTAGAAGTAGAAGTTGGTAAGGAAGGGTTAAGATTTGAGAATGGAGCCTTCACATATTATGGAGTTCCAGCTATAATGACAACTGTTTCTTCAG ATAACGACGTAAGGAAAGTTGGGAGCTTGGGTGGATCATCATTTCTGT TACCCGTGTCGGTATCTCGTACCTTCGCTTTCAGCAGAGGGGAATCTTTGGCTGgctccccag TAGTAAACAGATCCCCTTCTCGCTGCAGTGGTTTGAACCGTTCTGAATCCCCTAACAGAGAGCGCAATGACTATGGGGGCAGCAACAATCAGTTAAGCAACAGCAACAACAATCTTTACATCCCTGATTACTCTGTACACATCCTGTGTGATGTGCAGTTTGTTAAG aTTACAAGGCAGCAGTATCAAAATGCACTGACCGCCAGCCGCATGGACAGCTCTCCTCAGTCTCCAGAAATTGAAGTCTTTAGCGAGGGCGATAGCACAAAATCAACAAAATACCTCCGGGTGTCTGAATCTCCGAAAGATGACACCACTGCCACCTTGGCACACGACAGGAACAGCAGCTTTG CAGGCAGCAAATCTGATGGGTTGAAAAGTCCTAATGACTCTGTATTTCTACATATGGAAGACATCCCTCGAATCAGAGAAGAACTGGCAGATAATGCAAATTGTACAATACATC
- the CNNM1 gene encoding metal transporter CNNM1 isoform X3 — protein sequence MAEAAGAVFLLFISLSPRPVSLWLLGLRPEDTVGGRVSLEGGTLRAAEGTRFTLRVYFQPAAAPPPLQTPSPAGVNGSAGSSPPRLVFIEEPRASGSCQDEGSWASDVEVVGPLQAGQGGSAVVEVAVRELRKGERGKLFSLCAFDGRSWEHHGGAHFGLEVREAEPGMPGWLRIMAALMLLALSALFSGLRLSLLSLDPVELRVLQNSGSAVEKEQARRVQEVRSRGSYLLCTLLLGNVLSNAALAGWLCSSLPGPLWLPIVLCTVCVFLVGEVAPYSVCSRHGLAIASRTVWLTRLLMAATFPVSFPLSRLLDWALRQEIGTFYTREKLLEMLRAADPYNDLVKEELNIIQGALELRTKAVEDVLTPLGDCFMLRSDAVLDFATVSEILRSGYTRIPVYEGEDRANIVDILFVKDLAFVDPDDCTPLQTVTRFYHRPLHCVFNDTRLDAVLEEFKKGKSHLAIVQRVNNEGEGDPFYEVMGIVTLEDIIEEIIKSEILDETDLYTDNRNKERIPQRERKQHDFSLFKLSDSQMKVKISPQLMLATHRFMATEVEPFKAPYLSEKIILRLLKHPNVIQEIKFDEKNKRSSEHYLYQRNRPVDYFILILQGKVEVEVGKEGLRFENGAFTYYGVPAIMTTVSSDNDVRKVGSLGGSSFLLPVSVSRTFAFSRGESLAGSPVVNRSPSRCSGLNRSESPNRERNDYGGSNNQLSNSNNNLYIPDYSVHILCDVQFVKITRQQYQNALTASRMDSSPQSPEIEVFSEGDSTKSTKYLRVSESPKDDTTATLAHDRNSSFGSKSDGLKSPNDSVFLHMEDIPRIREELADNANCTIHHTDCCGIGMDQENSSVEIVTNSTVSCSTEETLGKKLLRTLSGKTRKKSRDAEKSPEESSVLHLIT from the exons ATGGCGGAGGCCGCGGGAGCTGTCTTCCTGCTCTTCATCTCGCTGTCCCCCCGGCCCGTCTCCCTCTGGCTGCTCGGCCTGCGCCCCGAGGACACGGTGGGCGGCCGGGTGTCCCTGGAAGGGGGGACGCTGAGGGCGGCGGAGGGCACCCGCTTCACCCTGCGGGTCTACTTCCAGCCGGCTGCCGCTCCTCCCCCGCTCCAGACCCCGAGCCCCGCGGGGGTCAATGGCAGCGCCGGCTCCTCCCCCCCGCGGCTGGTGTTCATCGAGGAGCCGCGGGCCAGTGGCTCCTGCCAGGATGAGGGCTCCTGGGCGTCGGATGTGGAGGTTGTGGGGCCCCTGCAGGCCGGGCAGGGGGGCTCCGCGGTGGTGGAGGTGGCTGTGCGGGAGCTGCGCAAGGGGGAGCGGGGCAAGCTCTTCTCGCTTTGCGCCTTCGACGGGCGGAGCTGGGAGCACCACGGCGGAGCGCACTTCGGGCTGGAGGTACGGGAGGCGGAGCCTGGCATGCCAGGCTGGCTGCGTATCATGGCGGCGCTCATGCTGCTGGCCCTCTCTGCGCTGTTCAGCGGGCTGCGGCTCAGCCTGCTCTCCCTGGACCCGGTGGAGCTCCGGGTTCTGCAAAACAGCGGCTCGGCGGTGGAGAAAGAGCAGGCCAGGCGCGTGCAAGAGGTGCGCAGCCGTGGATCCTACCTGCTCTGCACCCTGCTCCTTGGCAACGTGCTCTCCAACGCCGCTCTGGCCGGATGGCTGTGCTCCTCGCTGCCGGGACCCCTATGGCTGCCCATTGTGCTGTGCACCGTGTGTGTCTTTCTGGTTGGAGAGGTGGCCCCATACTCGGTGTGCTCCCGCCATGGACTGGCCATTGCCTCCCGTACTGTGTGGCTCACCCGCCTGCTGATGGCCGCTACCTTCCCAGTGTCCTTCCCGCTAAGCCGCCTACTAGACTGGGCCCTACGCCAGGAAATTGGCACCTTCTACACCCGGGAGAAGCTGCTGGAGATGCTGCGGGCTGCCGATCCTTACAATGATCTGGTCAAGGAGGAGCTGAACATCATCCAAGGGGCTCTGGAGCTTCGAACCAAGGCGGTGGAGGATGTGCTGACCCCTCTAGGGGACTGCTTCATGCTGCGCTCAGACGCAGTGCTTGACTTTGCCACAGTGTCCGAGATCCTGCGCAGCGGCTACACCCGCATTCCCGTGTATGAAGGAGAGGATCGGGCCAACATAGTGGACATCCTCTTCGTCAAGGATTTGGCCTTCGTGGACCCCGATGACTGTACCCCACTGCAGACCGTGACCCGCTTCTACCACCGGCCCCTGCATTGTGTCTTTAATGATACCCGTCTGGACGCTGTACTGGAGGAGTTTAAGAAGG GTAAATCCCACCTGGCTATAGTTCAACGAGTAAATAATGAAGGAGAAGGCGACCCTTTTTATGAGGTGATGGGGATTGTAACTCTGGAAGACATCATAGAAGAAATAATAAAGTCCGAAATCTTAGATGAAACAGATCTATACA CAGATAACCGAAATAAGGAGAGAATTCCTCAACGAGAAAGGAAACAGCACGACTTTTCACTCTTCAAACTTTCAGACAGCCAGATGAAGGTAAAGATTTCTCCGCAACTGATGCTGGCTACACATCGGTTTATGGCGACAG AAGTCGAGCCGTTTAAGGCACCTTACCTTTCAGAGAAAATTATACTACGTCTTCTGAAGCACCCAAATGTAATCCAGGAGATTAAGTTTGATGAGAAGAACAAAAGATCTTCAGAGCATTACCTTTACCAACGCAACCGACCAGTTGATTATTTTATTCTAATTCTGCAG GGTAAAGTAGAAGTAGAAGTTGGTAAGGAAGGGTTAAGATTTGAGAATGGAGCCTTCACATATTATGGAGTTCCAGCTATAATGACAACTGTTTCTTCAG ATAACGACGTAAGGAAAGTTGGGAGCTTGGGTGGATCATCATTTCTGT TACCCGTGTCGGTATCTCGTACCTTCGCTTTCAGCAGAGGGGAATCTTTGGCTGgctccccag TAGTAAACAGATCCCCTTCTCGCTGCAGTGGTTTGAACCGTTCTGAATCCCCTAACAGAGAGCGCAATGACTATGGGGGCAGCAACAATCAGTTAAGCAACAGCAACAACAATCTTTACATCCCTGATTACTCTGTACACATCCTGTGTGATGTGCAGTTTGTTAAG aTTACAAGGCAGCAGTATCAAAATGCACTGACCGCCAGCCGCATGGACAGCTCTCCTCAGTCTCCAGAAATTGAAGTCTTTAGCGAGGGCGATAGCACAAAATCAACAAAATACCTCCGGGTGTCTGAATCTCCGAAAGATGACACCACTGCCACCTTGGCACACGACAGGAACAGCAGCTTTG GCAGCAAATCTGATGGGTTGAAAAGTCCTAATGACTCTGTATTTCTACATATGGAAGACATCCCTCGAATCAGAGAAGAACTGGCAGATAATGCAAATTGTACAATACATC
- the CNNM1 gene encoding metal transporter CNNM1 isoform X5 has protein sequence MAEAAGAVFLLFISLSPRPVSLWLLGLRPEDTVGGRVSLEGGTLRAAEGTRFTLRVYFQPAAAPPPLQTPSPAGVNGSAGSSPPRLVFIEEPRASGSCQDEGSWASDVEVVGPLQAGQGGSAVVEVAVRELRKGERGKLFSLCAFDGRSWEHHGGAHFGLEVREAEPGMPGWLRIMAALMLLALSALFSGLRLSLLSLDPVELRVLQNSGSAVEKEQARRVQEVRSRGSYLLCTLLLGNVLSNAALAGWLCSSLPGPLWLPIVLCTVCVFLVGEVAPYSVCSRHGLAIASRTVWLTRLLMAATFPVSFPLSRLLDWALRQEIGTFYTREKLLEMLRAADPYNDLVKEELNIIQGALELRTKAVEDVLTPLGDCFMLRSDAVLDFATVSEILRSGYTRIPVYEGEDRANIVDILFVKDLAFVDPDDCTPLQTVTRFYHRPLHCVFNDTRLDAVLEEFKKGKSHLAIVQRVNNEGEGDPFYEVMGIVTLEDIIEEIIKSEILDETDLYTDNRNKERIPQRERKQHDFSLFKLSDSQMKVKISPQLMLATHRFMATEVEPFKAPYLSEKIILRLLKHPNVIQEIKFDEKNKRSSEHYLYQRNRPVDYFILILQGKVEVEVGKEGLRFENGAFTYYGVPAIMTTVSSDNDVRKVGSLGGSSFLLPVSVSRTFAFSRGESLAGSPVNRSPSRCSGLNRSESPNRERNDYGGSNNQLSNSNNNLYIPDYSVHILCDVQFVKITRQQYQNALTASRMDSSPQSPEIEVFSEGDSTKSTKYLRVSESPKDDTTATLAHDRNSSFGSKSDGLKSPNDSVFLHMEDIPRIREELADNANCTIHHTDCCGIGMDQENSSVEIVTNSTVSCSTEETLGKKLLRTLSGKTRKKSRDAEKSPEESSVLHLIT, from the exons ATGGCGGAGGCCGCGGGAGCTGTCTTCCTGCTCTTCATCTCGCTGTCCCCCCGGCCCGTCTCCCTCTGGCTGCTCGGCCTGCGCCCCGAGGACACGGTGGGCGGCCGGGTGTCCCTGGAAGGGGGGACGCTGAGGGCGGCGGAGGGCACCCGCTTCACCCTGCGGGTCTACTTCCAGCCGGCTGCCGCTCCTCCCCCGCTCCAGACCCCGAGCCCCGCGGGGGTCAATGGCAGCGCCGGCTCCTCCCCCCCGCGGCTGGTGTTCATCGAGGAGCCGCGGGCCAGTGGCTCCTGCCAGGATGAGGGCTCCTGGGCGTCGGATGTGGAGGTTGTGGGGCCCCTGCAGGCCGGGCAGGGGGGCTCCGCGGTGGTGGAGGTGGCTGTGCGGGAGCTGCGCAAGGGGGAGCGGGGCAAGCTCTTCTCGCTTTGCGCCTTCGACGGGCGGAGCTGGGAGCACCACGGCGGAGCGCACTTCGGGCTGGAGGTACGGGAGGCGGAGCCTGGCATGCCAGGCTGGCTGCGTATCATGGCGGCGCTCATGCTGCTGGCCCTCTCTGCGCTGTTCAGCGGGCTGCGGCTCAGCCTGCTCTCCCTGGACCCGGTGGAGCTCCGGGTTCTGCAAAACAGCGGCTCGGCGGTGGAGAAAGAGCAGGCCAGGCGCGTGCAAGAGGTGCGCAGCCGTGGATCCTACCTGCTCTGCACCCTGCTCCTTGGCAACGTGCTCTCCAACGCCGCTCTGGCCGGATGGCTGTGCTCCTCGCTGCCGGGACCCCTATGGCTGCCCATTGTGCTGTGCACCGTGTGTGTCTTTCTGGTTGGAGAGGTGGCCCCATACTCGGTGTGCTCCCGCCATGGACTGGCCATTGCCTCCCGTACTGTGTGGCTCACCCGCCTGCTGATGGCCGCTACCTTCCCAGTGTCCTTCCCGCTAAGCCGCCTACTAGACTGGGCCCTACGCCAGGAAATTGGCACCTTCTACACCCGGGAGAAGCTGCTGGAGATGCTGCGGGCTGCCGATCCTTACAATGATCTGGTCAAGGAGGAGCTGAACATCATCCAAGGGGCTCTGGAGCTTCGAACCAAGGCGGTGGAGGATGTGCTGACCCCTCTAGGGGACTGCTTCATGCTGCGCTCAGACGCAGTGCTTGACTTTGCCACAGTGTCCGAGATCCTGCGCAGCGGCTACACCCGCATTCCCGTGTATGAAGGAGAGGATCGGGCCAACATAGTGGACATCCTCTTCGTCAAGGATTTGGCCTTCGTGGACCCCGATGACTGTACCCCACTGCAGACCGTGACCCGCTTCTACCACCGGCCCCTGCATTGTGTCTTTAATGATACCCGTCTGGACGCTGTACTGGAGGAGTTTAAGAAGG GTAAATCCCACCTGGCTATAGTTCAACGAGTAAATAATGAAGGAGAAGGCGACCCTTTTTATGAGGTGATGGGGATTGTAACTCTGGAAGACATCATAGAAGAAATAATAAAGTCCGAAATCTTAGATGAAACAGATCTATACA CAGATAACCGAAATAAGGAGAGAATTCCTCAACGAGAAAGGAAACAGCACGACTTTTCACTCTTCAAACTTTCAGACAGCCAGATGAAGGTAAAGATTTCTCCGCAACTGATGCTGGCTACACATCGGTTTATGGCGACAG AAGTCGAGCCGTTTAAGGCACCTTACCTTTCAGAGAAAATTATACTACGTCTTCTGAAGCACCCAAATGTAATCCAGGAGATTAAGTTTGATGAGAAGAACAAAAGATCTTCAGAGCATTACCTTTACCAACGCAACCGACCAGTTGATTATTTTATTCTAATTCTGCAG GGTAAAGTAGAAGTAGAAGTTGGTAAGGAAGGGTTAAGATTTGAGAATGGAGCCTTCACATATTATGGAGTTCCAGCTATAATGACAACTGTTTCTTCAG ATAACGACGTAAGGAAAGTTGGGAGCTTGGGTGGATCATCATTTCTGT TACCCGTGTCGGTATCTCGTACCTTCGCTTTCAGCAGAGGGGAATCTTTGGCTGgctccccag TAAACAGATCCCCTTCTCGCTGCAGTGGTTTGAACCGTTCTGAATCCCCTAACAGAGAGCGCAATGACTATGGGGGCAGCAACAATCAGTTAAGCAACAGCAACAACAATCTTTACATCCCTGATTACTCTGTACACATCCTGTGTGATGTGCAGTTTGTTAAG aTTACAAGGCAGCAGTATCAAAATGCACTGACCGCCAGCCGCATGGACAGCTCTCCTCAGTCTCCAGAAATTGAAGTCTTTAGCGAGGGCGATAGCACAAAATCAACAAAATACCTCCGGGTGTCTGAATCTCCGAAAGATGACACCACTGCCACCTTGGCACACGACAGGAACAGCAGCTTTG GCAGCAAATCTGATGGGTTGAAAAGTCCTAATGACTCTGTATTTCTACATATGGAAGACATCCCTCGAATCAGAGAAGAACTGGCAGATAATGCAAATTGTACAATACATC